A genomic segment from Zerene cesonia ecotype Mississippi chromosome 7, Zerene_cesonia_1.1, whole genome shotgun sequence encodes:
- the LOC119840742 gene encoding tyrosine-protein kinase Src64B, with the protein MGNKCCSRRHDPDRPLVYPAYKKNEAGFTACPSLETRYTGEPNNRAVSRRPADIVRTRNPGACISNGGRRVVKALCAYTARAESDISFRKGDRMEVLSDAEPDWWRVLHLTTRREGLVPANFVAEESSVECEDWFFPHVSRKEADKLLLAESNPRGTFLVRPAEHNPHGFSLSVKDWEEGRGYHVKHYKIKPLDNGGFYIATNQTFPSLPALVMSYTRNALGLCHVLARPCPKPEPQMWDLGPELRDKWEIPRAQIQLIKKLGQGNFGEVYYGKWCNSIEVAVKTLREGTMSKQAFLQEAAIMKKFRHKRLVALYAVCSQQEPVYIVQEYMCKGSLLEFLRNGEGKSLHFEDLVYIAAQVASGMEYLESKLLIHRDLAARNVLIGENNVAKICDFGLARVIEDNEYCPKQGSRFPVKWTAPEAIIYGRFSIKSDVWSYGILLMELFTYGQIPYPGLHGKEVIEQVERGYRMPKPVGHYLPDDIYRLMLQCWDAIPEKRPTFEFLNHYFESFTVTSEIPYREVQD; encoded by the exons ATGGGTAACAAGTGCTGCAGCCGCCGTCACGACCCCGACAGACCTCTGG TTTATCCAGCGTACAAGAAGAACGAGGCAGGATTCACAGCATGTCCATCGTTGGAAACGAGATACACCGGCGAACCAAACAACCGCGCTGTCTCGCGGAGGCCGGCAGACATCGTGCGCACGCGCAATCCTGGAGCAT GTATATCGAACGGCGGGCGTCGCGTGGTGAAGGCGCTGTGCGCGTACACCGCGCGCGCCGAGTCCGACATCTCGTTCCGGAAGGGCGATCGCATGGAGGTGCTGAGCGACGCCGAGCCGGACTGGTGGCGCGTGCTGCACCTCACCACGCGCCGCGAGGGGCTCGTGCCCGCCAACTTCGTGGCCGAGGAGAGTTCCGTGGAGTGTGAAGA CTGGTTCTTTCCCCACGTATCCCGGAAAGAAGCGGACAAACTACTCCTGGCTGAGAGCAATCCCCGCGGCACATTTCTAGTTCGTCCAGCGGAACACAACCCGCACGGGTTCAGCCTCAGTGTCAAAGACTGGGAGGAGGGCAGAGGCTACCATGTGAaacattataagataaaaccCCTGGACAATGGAGGATTTTATATAGCCACAAACCAGACATTCCCGAGTTTACCAGCGCTGGTCATGTCATATACAA GGAACGCATTAGGCCTGTGCCACGTGCTGGCGCGGCCCTGCCCCAAGCCGGAGCCGCAGATGTGGGACCTCGGACCAGAACTGCGCGACAAGTGGGAGATACCGCGTGCGCAGATACAGCTCATCAAGAAGCTGGGCCAGGGGAACTTCGGCGAGGTGTACTACGGCAAGTGGTGCAACAGCATCGAG gtTGCCGTAAAAACTCTTCGAGAAGGAACAATGTCCAAGCAAGCATTTCTACAAGAAGCTGccattatgaaaaaattccGTCACAAAAGATTAGTAGCGCTATACGCGGTGTGCTCCCAACAAGAGCCCGTTTACATTGTCCAAGAATATATGTGCAAAGGCTCGTTACTCGAGTTTCTTAGAAACGGAGAAGGAAAGTCCCTCCATTTCGAAGACTTAGTCTACATCGCCGCTCAAGTTGCCTCCGGAATGGAATATTTAGAATCAAAACTGCTAATACACAGGGATTTAGCGGCCAGAAACGTCTTAATAGGTGAAAATAATGTTGCCAAAATATGTGACTTCGGTTTAGCTAGAGTTATAGAAGATAATGAATATTGCCCCAAACAAGGATCTCGCTTCCCAGTCAAGTGGACGGCCCCTGAAGCTATCATATACGGACGGTTCTCTATCAAAAGCGACGTTTGGTCGTATGGTATACTGCTAATGGAGCTATTCACATATGGCCAAATACCCTACCCAGGTCTTCACGGAAAAGAAGTTATAGAGCAGGTCGAGAGGGGTTACAGAATGCCAAAACCGGTCGGCCATTACTTACCCGATGACATATACAGGTTGATGCTGCAATGTTGGGACGCGATACCAGAAAAACGACCGACGTTCGAATTTCTGAACCATTACTTCGAATCCTTCACAGTGACCAGTGAGATACCGTACAGAGAAGTTCAAGATTAG
- the LOC119828330 gene encoding adenosine 3'-phospho 5'-phosphosulfate transporter 2, with amino-acid sequence MSSPKETVIRIEDPKNGGQKSEVNILCFDITKYSIVVQFSLSCFFVFTFYLAYGYFLELIFAKPEVKPVSLYITFVQFLITMALSYVEASIRNPIKRKVPIRTYAVLAALTLGTMSLSNLALSYLNYPTQLIFKSCKLIPVMIGSIIILGKRYGFLDYVAAIVMCVGLTMFTLADSKTSPNFDVIGVIVISLALLCDAIIGNVQEKAMKQFQATNNEVVFYSYAIASLYLLVITGVSGILKDGFVYCSQEPTTMYTNIFFLSVCGYMGLQAVLTLVRICGATVAVTVTTMRKALSIVISFLLFSKPFVFQYAWSGMLVVLAIYLNHYSKKNPNYVPKPVAKCWQYMQSFYQSEYRYLRIKSKMYTDTV; translated from the exons ATGTCATCCCCAAAGGAAACTGTAATAAGAATAGAAGATCCTAAAAATGGGGGGCAAAAATCAGAAGTAAACATTCTTTGCTTCGACATAACTAAATACAGTATTGTAGTACAATTTTCGTTGAGTTGCTTCTTTgtatttacgttttatttagCGTATGGATATTTTTTGGAACTTATATTTGCTAAACCAGAAGTGAAACCTGTGAgtctttatataacatttgttcaatttttaattacaatggCCCTAAGTTATGTGGAAGCATCAATAAGGAATCCAATTAAAAGGAA gGTTCCAATAAGAACATATGCTGTTCTGGCTGCTCTAACTCTGGGTACAATGTCATTATCAAATTTAGCTTTGAGCTATCTTAACTATCCAACCCAGTTGATATTCAAGAGCTGTAAGCTTATACCAGTGATGATTGGCAGCATCATTATATTGGGAAAGAGATATGGTTTTCTAGATTATGTTGCTGCTATTGTAATGTGTGTGGGATTGACCATGTTTACTTTAG CCGATTCAAAAACATCACCAAACTTTGATGTAATTGGTGTGATTGTGATATCTCTGGCACTATTATGTGATGCAATCATTGGCAATGTTCAAGAGAAGGCAATGAAGCAGTTTCAAGCAACAAATAATGAAGTTGTGTTCTATTCATACGCCATAGCTAGCCTATATTTGCTAGTTATTACTGGAGTTAGTGGAATTTTAAAGGATGGATTTGTTTACTGTTCACAg GAACCTACAACTAtgtacacaaatatttttttcctgaGTGTTTGTGGGTACATGGGATTACAAGCAGTATTAACGCTCGTAAGGATATGTGGTGCCACTGTAGCTGTTACAGTTACTACTATGAGGAAGGCACTGTCTATTGTCATTTCCTTCTTGCTATTTAGCAAGCCATTTGTTTTTCA GTATGCCTGGTCTGGTATGCTGGTCGTGTtggcaatatatttaaaccattatagcaaaaaaaatcCCAATTATGTTCCTAAACCAGTTGCCAAATGTTGGCAATACATGCAATCATTTTACCAATCTGAATACAGATATCTTAGGATTAAGAGTAAAATGTACACAGACACTGTGTAG